A region of the Euwallacea similis isolate ESF13 chromosome 10, ESF131.1, whole genome shotgun sequence genome:
ATATCGTATCGTTTATATTCGGGTTTTTGAAGTCGGACGACTATTGAGCAGTAAACCCAGATAgagctcaaattgaatttaattaaaagtttttcttttagtgCGGAAAAAGTTAGAGGCGAACATGTGACTGGGCAGTGCAGTGCTCTGTGGAGCACTGCCAAATAtcaatgtttaattaaaatttttaatataaggaCAATTGTAGAATATTGCGTTTTAGATACAAAAAATCTTTGGAGCCTGTTCGCTGTTAGTCTAAGTTAATTAACGAGTCCATTTATTGTGTTAGGTTGCATTAATCGAGAACAGGTATCACGTGACTAGCAGCCTGCATTTCTGCATTAAAAATCACCTGACCATCTAGAGttcatcaaagaaaaaaattcaattaaaatttttgacgtTTGCAAACAAAAACAGCTGTTTGAAACGCCGgttataagtaaaaaatctaaaaatttatttatgaaaacacaattttcgtgataaatataaaaaatcattcacATTATGAGAGCCGTGCTGTGACACTAAAAACCTGATAGAAATTCTACATCGTCTTTCAATAGAATCCAATTCCCACTTTTCATTTCGTCTCTTAATGGCAATTTCCATGGAGAAAACCAGTTATTTGCAACAGTTCGCCAACTTTCTGAGCATTGTAACCATCCTGATATGCTTCATCTTGAAAGTGCCCCAAATTCTGAAGCTTCTGAACGTAAAAAACGCTCGGGGGATAAATTTGGTTGGCTTGTTAATGGAGCTCACTAGGTAATGCACCTTGCCTGCTGATCTTTCACACcatcaagaaaaatttaattgtagcTACACCATAATGATGTCCTATAACTTCCGAAACGGCTACGCCCTCCTGTCATACTTGGAGTACCCCATTATCTTAATACAagaattgattttaatatcCCTAGTTCTTAAGTATAAAGACATGCTAGATATTTACTCATTTTTTGCGGCTGGGTTATACTTCTCTGTAGCTGCTAGTTTTCTAATTGGAGTAGTGCCTTTAGGTCTCCTGGCCTTCCTTGTGGTTagtcatttgaaaaaacaatgttttttttcttttatttgataCATTTTAGCCCCTTTGTACTCCCATAGGAGCCAGCTCAAAGGTAGTGCAACTTGGGGAGATTTTGAGGTCCAAAAATGCTCAGTCGGTCAGCATTTTGACATGGCTAATTTCTACCTTCACTAATTTTAGTAAgtatattggaaatttttggttttgttaAGAGCACATTTAATAAAGTGTTTGCCTCTTATCTGATATTGCTTTTGCATGTAAAACTTCagttttatttagttttagtGACATTATCCCTATCAGTAAATCTGGGCATTTTCATGTAAATGTAATTTCTGCAACAATagcttttttttgttttcagcaAGGGTCTTCACAATAATCATGGAATCTGCAGATCTCACTTTGTTGTTGAACTTCGTCATAAATACAGTTTTGAGCACTGCAGTAATGGTTGCAGCAATAGTGTATAAGAACCCAAGCAAGCATATTGTCGAGAAGAAGGCAGAGTAGACAATTGAAGGACGTGTTCtttgtaaatatgtaaaatgttTCTTGGTGccaaataaatgttaaaagtcTAAGTATTAGGCTTAGCACTCAGTAAGTTCTTAACTCTATTGCAGTAAAGttggatttattttatttattgttaaacttgagatttttattaaatttagattgtTTGTTGCATTACACAGGTTTGTTTTAATTGAGTCTTTAAGGGAGATCTGAAGATATAAATTTCTGGGTAAGCTCattgatttttacatttttgagcTTCTAAAACATGAGCTTAAATGAAGTTTTATAACCTATCTGTCGATATACagaattttatgatttatctCGAAATTTCTACTATCTTTTGTTGACATAATGGCGGAGCAATTGTTACAAAGTGTCCTTGAGCCAACATCGGAATCTCTCCGATCCGTCCCTGTCTACGCTACCACGATACCCCgaaacttttaaacatttcgcAACCGAAATCCCGACTCAAACGCCCAAGAGCACGGGATTCGAAGAAAGAACGCTTTGAACCACTCGATTCGGCCTGGTACCGCAGTCGTACCGCGACTTCCCGTGTCGGCGAACGTTGCTCAAATccgaactaaaaaaaaaagaattcaaaATGAGGCTCCCGAAGCCCTTGTGGCTTGTGGGACTTGTGGTGTCTTCCTTGTTGCAACTGACGAAAAGTGAAACTCTGACGCCCCCGTATTTCAACTTAGCCGAAGGGAAAAATATATCTGCAACGGCTACGTGTGGGGTTGATACCGAGGGACCGGAGCTTTATTGCAAATTGATTGGGAGCAATTCGGATAATGAGCCTACGGTTAATGTGATCCAAGGACAGGTGAGCATCGGGGAATTTCATGAATTATCTTAAGCCAcctaataagaaaaaagttcttcTGCCCAAAAATCCACACCATCGTctttaaaactataaatatcCAGATTTTCCAGTTGTATGTGTTATAGTCACGTTTACGACTGTTTGAGTGTATTctataaataagtaaacaaACATAATTTCCGGCTTATCtgaattaaaaagaattttcctgtagattctcaattttaacgaaattaGGATTTTATCGACGGTTACtcataatttccataaaatacaATCTGAGGCAAGTGGCCTTATCAATTTCGTTGAACCCAGACTAAGTTTAGTTGAcaatttgataatgaaattcatttctCTCTGCCCTAATAATTATTGACCTCTAGAAAGACCTTCAGATTATTATTGAAGACTTTTTTACCAGGGGCAGCTACGAATTACCATTTAAACCACCTTCAATCAATAAACCCACGAATTTCTTCTTAACGCCCTCAATGTTTTTATTACAGTATTGCGATTATTGCGACCCAAACACACCTGGGAAGCACCATCCACCTGAGCATGCGGTAGATGGCAAAGAAACCTGGTGGCAGAGCCCCCCTCTCTCAAGGGGTATGAAATACCAAGAAGTCAATTTGACCATTGATTTGGGGCAGGTAAGAACCTCGACCACCTGTTTGGTAGTCGTAACTTTGTTGAGCCCCAAATGGGTTGGAAACATGTGTAAACCAGATGTCTTAAATTTTATGTCACAA
Encoded here:
- the LOC136411417 gene encoding solute carrier family 66 member 3 produces the protein MAISMEKTSYLQQFANFLSIVTILICFILKVPQILKLLNVKNARGINLVGLLMELTSYTIMMSYNFRNGYALLSYLEYPIILIQELILISLVLKYKDMLDIYSFFAAGLYFSVAASFLIGVVPLGLLAFLVPLCTPIGASSKVVQLGEILRSKNAQSVSILTWLISTFTNFTRVFTIIMESADLTLLLNFVINTVLSTAVMVAAIVYKNPSKHIVEKKAE